In Xiphias gladius isolate SHS-SW01 ecotype Sanya breed wild chromosome 5, ASM1685928v1, whole genome shotgun sequence, the following are encoded in one genomic region:
- the tmem108 gene encoding transmembrane protein 108 has product MKTSLQVLRCQLLSVLAFLALPVGLVSSAQELYLSQMSQDSVSMAAIHSTPLSPPEPPHLDWHQEGSSSGEWSSKGGSQPTNIILPTVALHPSAWLHTTQTSSLTHEDPPTHDTNTVTPNTVSNDSLVNQPQQPSSDIVHQGHKHILVRVPQVHNPVTVSTNPARSSSPKFLSTAVPNIDVESTARGAPNPLALMSSSGSDRGDSLAAHNVESQNLSVEEPTDPGQHVPDLQPSSLSLSSIDGVPALGLKLREHARGVPEVAAHHAITLREVHAVNEPPTEGLVMDPKAGSVSPVESPPENLTSTASTPALSNDLSLKKQNPTFIPNNHTVPSETTSEEGHGQVVQVNGTDNPTLGQWFGNVTTLGGLLSNSSSVEEAPAQGNSSEVPSTASGNFLNRQVPATTQDPLTPGNSTGPTVDSPLSRMTICLSRMDIVWIVLAISVPVSSCSVLLTVCCMRRKKKSSSQENNLSYWNNAITMDYFSRHAVELPREIHTLESEEHDTCLPPNGDYSGSSVVLVNPFCQETLFINRDKASAI; this is encoded by the exons GTGTTCTAGCATTCCTAGCACTGCCAGTAGGACTGGTGTCATCAGCACAGGAGCTGTACCTCAGCCAGATGTCCCAGGACTCTGTCTCCATGGCAGCCATCCACAGCACCCCCCTGTCTCCACCCGAACCTCCCCACCTGGACTGGCATCAGGAAGGCTCCAGCAGCGGGGAATGGTCGTCCAAAGGAGGCAGTCAACCCACAAACATCATTCTCCCTACTGTCGCCCTCCACCCTTCAGCCTGGCTTCACACCACCCAAACCTCCAGCCTGACCCATGAAGACCCTCCCACTCATGACACAAATACTGTCACCCCGAACACGGTGAGCAATGACAGCTTGGTTAATCAGCCCCAGCAGCCGAGCTCTGATATTGTACACCAAGGCCACAAGCACATATTGGTCAGGGTGCCTCAAGTCCATAACCCAGTTACAGTCAGCACCAACCCGGCCAGGAGCAGCAGCCCGAAGTTTCTCAGCACAGCAGTGCCAAATATAGATGTGGAATCTACTGCCAGAGGTGCTCCAAACCCCCTGGCTCTTATGTCCAGCTCTGGATCAGACAGAGGAGATTCACTCGCTGCACACAATGTAGAGTCTCAGAATTTGAGCGTGGAGGAACCCACTGACCCTGGCCAGCATGTTCCAGATCTGCAGCCCTCCTCTCTATCCCTTTCATCAATAGATGGTGTCCCTGCACTTGGCCTGAAACTCAGGGAGCATGCTCGGGGTGTTCCCGAGGTGGCTGCACACCACGCCATCACCCTGAGGGAGGTGCATGCAGTGAACGAGCCCCCCACTGAGGGGCTGGTGATGGACCCAAAGGCAGGGTCTGTTTCTCCAGTTGAGAGCCCACCAGAGAATCTAACATCCACTGCGTCCACCCCAGCCTTGTCCAATGACCTGAGCCTCAAAAAGCAGAATCCCACATTCATCCCAAACAACCACACTGTGCCCAGCGAGACTACCAGTGAGGAAGGTCACGGTCAGGTAGTTCAAGTTAATGGCACAGACAATCCCACTCTGGGACAATGGTTTGGGAATGTAACTACATTGGGAGGGCTGCTCTCTAACAGCAGCTCAGTTGAGGAGGCGCCTGCTCAGGGGAACAGCTCGGAGGTCCCTTCCACAGCCAGTGGAAATTTCCTGAACAGGCAGGTGCCTGCCACCACCCAGGACCCCTTGACACCCGGTAACAGCACGGGCCCCACCGTCGACTCCCCACTGTCCCGCATGACCATCTGCTTGAGCAGGATGGACATTGTGTGGATCGTGCTGGCCATCAGCGTGCCTGTGTCCTCATGTT CTGTGCTGTTGACCGTGTGCTgtatgaggaggaagaagaagtcGTCAAGTCAGGAGAACAACCTCAGCTACTGGAACAACGCCATCACCATGGACTACTTCAGCAGGCACGCCGTGGAGCTGCCCAGAGAGATACACACTCTGGAGAGTGAG